In bacterium, a genomic segment contains:
- a CDS encoding PAS domain S-box protein codes for THILQYVSPRHQERAARALREVLDGRPVQLDCNLVRQDNGEITVFISANPMLEGEAVTGGLGVARDVTEKRRLEEQIRESERRYRALTENAYDAIMLVEPETCIIVDANPQAEELTGYTRAELLRMSVLDLRRRNQAKEVKERIEAVMCAGVGRFEDTPLIRKDGYEVFVDTAASVYELEGKRYYQAIIRDISQQKRMNEALQKRILELQILAEVSDALQSVVDLPSVMGIVLTGVTAGKGLGFNRAFVLSYNKQTSEMRGEAGLGPSSAEEAGRIWAELATKPMSLSDIFEERLHRASFESDATFEYARRFIISLDDDLNVFAQSVRNRETIRVDRRVQDPHLPEDFVGLYGAEEFAIVPLLTRDDVMGVLLVDNLFTRHPIRDDDLNRLKLFANSAASAIERSRLLVSLERRLHELTLINQDLKVSRDRLIQTERLSAIGEVAANVAHEIRNPLTAVGGFARSIYGSLPEGDKNRRKIEVILEETDRLEQMLSSLLEFTRPAVPRFTELDLNGLILQTIHFMDAEIEANTVRVVFELDTELPRVWADSQQIRQVLLNIIRNSLQEMKNGGILTISTQTLRDEVAMAVRDTGPGIPPENLEKIFEAFFTTKAAGSGLGLPVCSQIIRNHNGRIEASSRPGEGAQFIITLPAAGKLLDSY; via the coding sequence ACGCACATTCTTCAATACGTGAGTCCGCGGCATCAGGAACGAGCGGCCCGGGCCCTGCGGGAGGTTCTGGACGGACGACCCGTCCAACTGGACTGCAATCTGGTCCGGCAGGATAACGGGGAGATTACCGTTTTCATTTCGGCCAATCCCATGTTGGAAGGCGAGGCCGTCACCGGAGGCTTGGGGGTGGCCAGAGACGTTACCGAGAAGCGGCGGCTGGAGGAACAGATCCGCGAATCGGAGCGCCGCTACCGGGCGCTGACCGAGAATGCCTACGATGCGATCATGCTGGTGGAGCCGGAAACCTGCATAATTGTGGATGCGAATCCGCAGGCCGAAGAGCTGACCGGCTATACTCGCGCCGAACTGCTGAGGATGTCGGTACTCGATCTTCGACGGCGAAATCAAGCCAAAGAGGTGAAAGAGCGTATTGAGGCGGTGATGTGCGCCGGCGTGGGTCGTTTCGAGGACACCCCCCTTATTCGCAAGGACGGCTACGAGGTGTTCGTGGATACGGCCGCCAGCGTGTATGAGTTGGAGGGAAAACGATACTATCAAGCGATCATTCGCGATATCTCCCAGCAGAAGCGAATGAACGAAGCGCTGCAGAAGCGGATTCTGGAGCTTCAGATTCTTGCCGAAGTCAGCGATGCACTACAGTCGGTGGTGGACCTGCCAAGCGTAATGGGCATTGTTCTTACCGGAGTGACGGCCGGCAAGGGGCTGGGCTTCAATCGTGCCTTTGTGCTCAGCTATAACAAGCAGACCAGTGAAATGCGGGGAGAAGCGGGATTGGGTCCGAGCTCGGCCGAAGAGGCCGGCCGCATCTGGGCTGAACTCGCCACGAAGCCCATGTCACTGTCCGATATTTTCGAGGAACGATTGCATCGGGCGTCGTTTGAATCGGATGCGACGTTTGAATACGCGCGCCGTTTCATCATTTCGCTGGATGACGACCTGAACGTCTTTGCCCAGTCGGTGAGAAATCGTGAAACCATCCGGGTGGATCGTCGCGTTCAGGATCCGCATTTGCCGGAAGATTTCGTCGGTCTGTACGGAGCCGAGGAATTCGCCATTGTGCCTCTCTTGACCCGCGATGACGTGATGGGAGTTCTGCTGGTGGACAACCTGTTCACGCGGCACCCGATCCGCGATGATGATCTCAATCGGCTGAAACTCTTTGCCAACAGTGCGGCCTCCGCCATTGAGCGCAGCCGGCTGCTCGTGAGTCTCGAACGCCGTCTGCATGAGCTTACGCTGATCAATCAGGATCTGAAGGTCAGTCGTGACCGGTTGATCCAGACCGAGCGGTTGTCGGCGATCGGTGAGGTGGCGGCTAATGTGGCTCACGAAATCCGCAATCCGCTAACCGCCGTTGGCGGATTCGCCCGCAGCATCTACGGATCGCTCCCGGAAGGCGACAAGAATCGGCGAAAGATCGAAGTCATCCTTGAAGAGACGGACCGGCTGGAACAGATGCTGTCGTCGCTTCTCGAGTTCACGCGTCCCGCGGTGCCGCGCTTCACGGAACTCGATCTCAACGGCCTTATTCTGCAGACGATCCATTTCATGGACGCCGAAATCGAGGCGAACACCGTGCGGGTGGTGTTCGAACTTGACACCGAGCTTCCGCGGGTCTGGGCTGACAGCCAGCAGATCAGGCAGGTGCTGCTGAATATCATACGAAACTCGTTGCAGGAGATGAAGAACGGCGGAATCCTCACGATCTCAACGCAGACGTTGCGGGATGAAGTCGCGATGGCCGTGCGGGACACCGGCCCCGGAATTCCTCCCGAGAATCTCGAAAAGATCTTCGAGGCGTTCTTCACAACGAAAGCCGCCGGCTCGGGTCTTGGACTGCCGGTCTGTTCCCAGATTATCCGCAACCACAACGGCCGAATCGAGGCATCGTCGCGTCCGGGGGAGGGAGCCCAGTTCATAATCACTTTGCCGGCTGCGGGAAAGCTACTTGATTCTTACTGA
- a CDS encoding tetratricopeptide repeat protein has product MLKSAARAALVLVILAVAVGCKTGPSQAELFDRAKKAQEESNFAGAVEAYQEIVKRFPSSPEAPQCQFMIGYLYANHLNNMDMAGQAYQKFIRDYPEHDLVKDAQWELDHLGKDVNEIEELNQILTRDSAEAKADTAR; this is encoded by the coding sequence ATGCTGAAAAGTGCTGCCCGTGCTGCCCTCGTCCTCGTGATTCTGGCGGTAGCAGTGGGGTGCAAAACCGGACCCAGTCAAGCCGAACTTTTTGACCGGGCTAAGAAGGCACAGGAAGAGAGTAACTTCGCGGGTGCAGTGGAAGCCTACCAGGAAATCGTCAAGCGCTTTCCCTCCTCTCCCGAGGCACCCCAATGCCAGTTCATGATCGGCTATCTTTATGCCAATCACTTGAATAATATGGATATGGCTGGTCAAGCATACCAGAAGTTTATTCGTGACTATCCTGAACATGACCTCGTGAAAGATGCCCAATGGGAACTTGACCATTTGGGGAAGGATGTCAACGAGATCGAGGAGCTGAACCAGATTTTGACGCGTGATTCTGCCGAGGCCAAAGCTGATACCGCAAGGTGA
- a CDS encoding AAA family ATPase, which translates to MDQDIRELTHRIERESELADRVLTETGKLLFGQRYMMERLMIGLFAGGHVLLEGVPGLAKTLAVKTLAATMQAKFQRIQFTPDLLPADLIGTLVYNQKDGQFTTRKGPIFANFVLADEINRAPAKVQSALLEAMQERQVTIGDHTFPLTEPFLVLATQNPIEQEGTYPLPEAQVDRFMLKIKIDYPRREDEVRIMRAYSKAAVPDVAAVVAADEVTKIRGLIETIYVDPKIENYVLDIVFATRQPEQFKLTDLRPLIQYGASPRASIYLLKAARAHAFLRRRGYVVPEDIRAIGLDVLRHRVTVTYEAEAEEISSEDVVNKIFNAIEVP; encoded by the coding sequence ATGGACCAAGACATCCGTGAACTGACGCACCGGATCGAGCGCGAGTCGGAGCTCGCCGACCGGGTCCTGACAGAAACCGGCAAGCTGCTATTCGGTCAGCGCTACATGATGGAACGGCTGATGATCGGGCTGTTCGCCGGAGGCCATGTGCTCCTTGAAGGGGTGCCCGGTCTAGCCAAGACTCTGGCGGTGAAAACACTGGCCGCCACGATGCAGGCCAAATTCCAGCGGATTCAGTTCACCCCCGATCTTCTGCCGGCCGACTTGATCGGGACGCTCGTGTACAATCAAAAAGACGGACAATTCACGACGAGGAAGGGTCCGATCTTCGCGAACTTCGTGCTGGCCGATGAAATCAATCGCGCCCCCGCCAAGGTTCAATCGGCCTTGCTCGAAGCGATGCAGGAGCGGCAGGTGACGATCGGAGACCACACCTTCCCGCTGACCGAGCCGTTTCTCGTTCTGGCCACGCAGAATCCCATCGAGCAGGAGGGAACCTACCCGCTTCCCGAAGCGCAGGTGGATCGTTTCATGCTGAAGATCAAGATTGACTATCCGCGGCGGGAGGACGAAGTCCGGATTATGCGCGCCTATTCCAAAGCGGCCGTACCGGACGTGGCGGCGGTGGTGGCGGCCGATGAAGTCACCAAGATTCGCGGGTTGATCGAGACGATTTACGTGGATCCGAAAATCGAGAACTACGTTCTGGACATCGTGTTCGCCACCCGTCAACCGGAACAGTTCAAGCTGACCGATCTGCGTCCGCTCATTCAGTACGGCGCTTCGCCCCGCGCGTCCATTTATCTCCTGAAGGCGGCCCGCGCGCACGCGTTCCTTCGTCGTCGCGGCTACGTCGTTCCCGAAGATATTCGAGCCATCGGGCTGGACGTATTGCGCCATCGCGTGACGGTCACCTACGAGGCCGAGGCCGAGGAGATCTCGTCGGAGGACGTCGTCAACAAGATCTTCAACGCCATCGAAGTGCCGTAG
- a CDS encoding VWA domain-containing protein yields the protein MTFANPQMFWMLLVLPVMVYVHFWWENRRTSDFRYPTIAHAARSVKTWRIRFRHVPFLLRLVAVALLVVVLARPQLHDREIKRSVEGIDIILCLDTSTSMAAEDLTPNRLEAAKKVAAEFVEGRFSDRIGIVPFAAQSFTQCPLTTDYSIVVSLLEDLHMGMVEDGTAIGMALATALNRLRESDAKSKVVILLTDGQNNRGEIDPVTAAQAAQALGIRVYTIGVGTRGEAPYPVETVFGKRYQNIPVNIDEDMLNEIAKLSGGQYFRATDNRALRNIYAEIDRLERTRISVEEYRRVAEMFGPWLWAAILCMMLDVLFGAIVVRKSP from the coding sequence ATGACGTTTGCGAATCCGCAGATGTTCTGGATGCTGCTCGTACTGCCGGTCATGGTGTACGTGCATTTCTGGTGGGAGAATCGGCGGACGAGCGACTTCCGCTATCCGACCATCGCCCACGCCGCGCGTTCAGTCAAGACGTGGCGAATTCGCTTTCGACACGTTCCGTTTCTGCTGCGGCTTGTCGCGGTCGCTTTGCTCGTCGTGGTACTGGCCCGGCCTCAACTGCACGACCGTGAGATCAAACGAAGCGTCGAGGGAATTGACATCATTCTTTGTCTCGACACGTCCACCTCGATGGCGGCGGAGGATCTTACGCCCAATCGCCTGGAAGCCGCCAAGAAAGTTGCCGCCGAGTTTGTGGAGGGGCGCTTCTCGGATCGCATCGGCATTGTCCCGTTTGCGGCCCAGAGTTTCACACAATGCCCGCTCACAACCGACTATTCGATCGTGGTGAGTCTGCTCGAAGACTTGCACATGGGAATGGTCGAGGACGGAACCGCCATCGGAATGGCGCTGGCCACCGCACTGAATCGTCTGCGCGAGTCCGATGCGAAGAGCAAGGTCGTGATTCTGCTTACCGACGGGCAGAATAATCGGGGTGAAATTGATCCCGTGACGGCCGCTCAAGCGGCACAGGCGCTCGGAATTCGCGTGTATACGATCGGCGTTGGTACGCGCGGCGAAGCTCCCTATCCGGTGGAAACGGTATTCGGAAAACGCTACCAGAATATTCCCGTCAATATTGACGAGGACATGCTGAACGAAATCGCGAAGCTCAGCGGCGGCCAGTATTTTCGGGCGACGGATAATCGCGCCCTTCGCAATATCTACGCCGAGATTGACCGGCTTGAGCGCACCCGGATCAGCGTAGAAGAATACCGGCGGGTGGCCGAGATGTTCGGACCCTGGCTTTGGGCGGCCATCCTGTGTATGATGCTCGACGTGCTGTTCGGGGCAATCGTGGTGAGGAAATCGCCGTGA
- a CDS encoding VWA domain-containing protein has translation MIRFEHPLLLWFLLLVPVWVFAWQWLLGRRKRLAERFVSGRLMDRVAASFSERLPRLKAMLWVLVWSLLIVGAANPQIGTKLEEVKREGIDIILAVDVSSSMQCEDIAPSRLESSKHEILQLLSGLKGDRVGIVAFAGSAIMHCPLTTDYGAVRLLVRVLEPNLVPEPGTALAEAMSLAKRSFNAPDVKSRVLVIITDGEDHEEQAIETAREIAAEGIRIYTIGMGTPQGAPIPLKDERGRDVGFKRDKNGVVVVTRLNEVLMDRVAQAGGGKYLRGTSSGRELGAIWADIGSMEKQEFGKKQFAAFEDRFQYFVLPALLLFLAEFFVPERKGRRRRTRIALPHAAEEVKG, from the coding sequence GTGATCCGTTTTGAGCATCCGCTCCTACTCTGGTTTCTGCTGCTCGTACCGGTTTGGGTCTTCGCGTGGCAGTGGCTACTCGGAAGACGGAAGCGGCTGGCCGAGCGGTTCGTCAGCGGACGACTCATGGATCGAGTCGCCGCCTCGTTCAGCGAGCGTCTGCCGCGATTGAAAGCGATGCTGTGGGTGCTGGTGTGGAGTTTGCTCATCGTGGGAGCGGCGAATCCGCAAATCGGCACGAAACTCGAGGAAGTGAAACGCGAGGGCATTGACATCATCCTGGCCGTGGACGTCTCGAGCAGTATGCAGTGTGAGGATATCGCACCCTCGCGGCTGGAGAGCTCTAAGCACGAAATCCTGCAGCTTCTAAGCGGCTTGAAGGGTGATCGAGTGGGAATCGTCGCCTTCGCCGGTTCGGCGATCATGCACTGTCCCCTCACGACCGACTACGGAGCGGTGCGCTTGCTAGTTCGCGTATTGGAACCGAATCTGGTTCCCGAACCGGGAACGGCGCTGGCGGAAGCGATGAGTCTTGCGAAACGGTCGTTCAATGCGCCGGACGTAAAAAGCCGCGTTCTGGTGATTATTACCGACGGCGAGGATCACGAAGAGCAAGCCATCGAAACGGCGCGCGAAATTGCCGCCGAAGGCATCCGAATCTACACGATCGGAATGGGAACACCGCAGGGAGCTCCGATCCCGCTGAAAGACGAACGGGGACGGGATGTCGGCTTCAAGCGCGACAAAAATGGCGTCGTAGTGGTCACGCGACTGAACGAAGTCCTGATGGATCGCGTGGCGCAGGCGGGGGGAGGCAAATACCTGCGCGGGACGAGCAGTGGCCGGGAGCTCGGAGCAATCTGGGCGGACATCGGTTCGATGGAAAAACAGGAATTCGGCAAGAAACAGTTTGCGGCCTTTGAAGACCGCTTTCAGTATTTCGTTCTGCCCGCGCTGCTGCTCTTTCTGGCCGAGTTTTTCGTCCCGGAACGGAAGGGACGACGCCGGCGGACTCGCATCGCACTTCCGCATGCCGCCGAGGAGGTGAAAGGATGA
- a CDS encoding tetratricopeptide repeat protein: protein MNKGNEAAQNGRPDEALTHYRRALEQHGDSSVVLYDVGNVFHENGEYEPAVQAFLHSLNPKESLSQQSETLYNLGNSLFQSQQYDKAISAYIESLKRNSSDEQAKYNLELARRMLQEQKQEQQQDRQQDQSEPKQDQQDQQQKPQEEENQQEQQDQQQQQQPQPNQPEQEEHQQTQQALQQQMTPEEAERLLNALLQNEQDALKEARKVKVMARAKREKDW, encoded by the coding sequence GTGAACAAAGGAAATGAAGCCGCTCAGAATGGCAGACCCGACGAAGCCCTGACGCACTATCGCCGCGCCCTCGAACAGCACGGCGACAGTTCGGTTGTACTGTACGACGTGGGAAACGTTTTTCACGAAAACGGCGAATACGAGCCGGCCGTGCAGGCCTTTCTGCACTCATTGAATCCGAAGGAATCGCTCTCTCAGCAGAGTGAAACGTTATACAATTTGGGGAACAGCCTGTTTCAGAGCCAGCAGTATGACAAGGCGATCTCCGCCTATATTGAGTCCCTGAAGCGGAACTCGTCCGACGAGCAGGCGAAATACAATCTTGAGCTCGCCCGTCGGATGTTGCAGGAACAAAAACAGGAACAGCAGCAAGACCGACAGCAGGATCAATCGGAACCGAAGCAGGATCAGCAAGACCAGCAACAAAAACCTCAAGAAGAAGAGAACCAGCAAGAGCAGCAGGACCAACAGCAACAGCAGCAACCGCAACCGAACCAACCGGAGCAAGAGGAGCATCAACAAACACAACAGGCTTTGCAGCAACAGATGACTCCCGAAGAAGCGGAACGGCTGCTTAACGCGCTTCTGCAGAATGAGCAAGATGCCCTGAAGGAGGCCCGCAAGGTGAAGGTTATGGCCAGAGCGAAGCGGGAGAAAGACTGGTGA
- a CDS encoding BatD family protein: protein MIGRIGLALTLLCVAAYAQERFTATVDRTTLRVGESLQLMLVFEGAASGVSAPAMPPLENLQVAGGPFTSSSTSIVNGRVSSSASFTYVLRATREGPARIGGAQLIYKRKSYSSNPITLTVLPSTGGSVSSTDQTQETNDVFLRVYPDKREVYLGEQITVQYKIFFGVQISNPEFVQMPRATGFWMEDFPLPKELPLSDELVNGRSYRTAVIRKTALFPTTVGDLEVEPFVISTKVQAPTRRRSRDPFDIFNDPFFQMGRQMVAVEVASPGFSVRVKSLPETGVPAGFNGAVGQFRVIASLDRASCQTNEGVTLTVNIEGEGNVKMLPEPVISFPPDIQYFDPEISDDVQRGRNRIQGRKSFRYVIIPRAPGVQTIPAWSYPYFDPQRQQYLTSDVAELRLNVERGTASSLQPTVPVASKHGVKNIATDIAFVKTQPGTFSSYQQYEPHTAVGFWLGMCFPWMALACAAAAARAREKRRGPLLERLRAQRQAVHELSRADRMVKLGRVEQALRNLAAAADQALFAATGISVRNSTTEEIREHWEAAGSDGELLNRLLSIREQCDLVRFGTATGSAERCRKLIADARDVITALGRFSTAGGKRS, encoded by the coding sequence GTGATCGGGCGGATCGGTTTGGCTCTCACCCTTCTCTGCGTCGCGGCTTACGCGCAAGAGCGATTCACGGCGACCGTGGATCGAACGACGTTGCGCGTGGGAGAATCGCTGCAGCTCATGCTCGTCTTTGAGGGAGCCGCATCCGGCGTTTCGGCTCCCGCAATGCCGCCGCTCGAAAACTTGCAGGTGGCGGGGGGACCTTTCACGAGTTCCAGCACGTCCATCGTCAACGGCCGCGTGTCTTCCTCGGCGTCCTTCACTTATGTGCTGCGGGCAACCCGCGAAGGTCCGGCGCGAATCGGCGGCGCCCAGCTCATCTACAAGAGAAAATCGTACTCCTCCAATCCGATCACCCTCACCGTTCTGCCTTCCACCGGCGGTTCCGTTTCTTCGACGGATCAGACTCAAGAAACGAACGACGTGTTCCTTCGCGTCTATCCCGACAAGCGGGAAGTTTATTTGGGTGAGCAGATCACGGTTCAGTATAAGATCTTTTTCGGCGTCCAAATCAGCAATCCCGAATTCGTTCAGATGCCGCGGGCGACGGGTTTCTGGATGGAGGACTTTCCTCTGCCGAAGGAGTTGCCGCTCTCCGACGAACTCGTGAACGGACGCTCTTACCGGACGGCAGTGATTCGCAAGACGGCGCTGTTTCCAACCACGGTGGGAGACTTGGAGGTGGAGCCTTTTGTGATCTCCACGAAGGTGCAGGCCCCGACTCGCCGCCGGTCGCGTGATCCTTTCGACATCTTCAACGATCCGTTTTTCCAGATGGGTCGGCAGATGGTTGCCGTGGAGGTTGCGTCCCCGGGTTTTTCGGTTCGCGTGAAATCCCTTCCCGAAACGGGAGTTCCCGCCGGATTCAACGGAGCGGTGGGGCAGTTCCGTGTGATCGCCTCGCTCGACCGGGCCTCCTGTCAGACCAACGAAGGAGTCACGCTGACGGTGAACATCGAGGGCGAAGGCAACGTCAAAATGCTGCCTGAGCCGGTCATCTCGTTCCCGCCGGACATCCAGTATTTCGATCCCGAGATCAGCGATGACGTGCAACGAGGCCGTAATCGCATTCAGGGTCGGAAGAGCTTCCGCTATGTGATTATCCCGCGCGCGCCGGGAGTGCAAACCATTCCTGCTTGGTCCTACCCCTATTTCGATCCGCAACGCCAGCAATACCTGACGTCGGATGTTGCCGAGCTGAGACTGAACGTCGAGCGGGGCACGGCCTCGTCGCTGCAACCGACGGTGCCGGTGGCGAGCAAACATGGAGTGAAGAATATCGCCACAGACATTGCCTTCGTGAAGACACAGCCGGGTACGTTTTCCAGCTATCAACAGTATGAGCCGCACACTGCGGTCGGATTTTGGCTGGGGATGTGCTTTCCGTGGATGGCTCTGGCCTGTGCGGCGGCGGCGGCACGGGCTCGAGAAAAACGGCGGGGACCGCTTCTGGAGAGACTGCGGGCTCAGCGACAGGCCGTTCATGAACTAAGCCGTGCGGATCGAATGGTCAAGCTGGGCAGAGTCGAGCAAGCACTGCGCAATCTGGCGGCGGCCGCCGATCAAGCGCTGTTCGCGGCCACGGGAATCTCGGTGCGGAACTCGACGACGGAAGAGATTCGCGAACACTGGGAGGCCGCGGGATCGGACGGCGAGCTGCTGAACAGACTGCTGAGCATTCGCGAACAATGCGACCTTGTGCGATTCGGAACGGCCACCGGATCCGCCGAGCGCTGCCGCAAGTTGATTGCCGACGCTCGGGACGTTATCACGGCTTTGGGCCGCTTCTCGACGGCGGGGGGGAAGCGTTCATGA
- a CDS encoding tetratricopeptide repeat protein, translated as MRRLISFFLLMFFLTSLGAHADPHSTYDEGVRLYRENDMPAAISMWESLLRSNTVSGPLLYNLGNAYYRQGEIGKAILFYDRAIRRMPRDADVRENLELARMAVVDEIESPVRLVIWNWVDSVRDYLSLRELATLLQFVGLLAVIVLLVVRFGPAGVRRWAKIAATIAVAVFLIAGSWYGWRASLDGREYAIILVDKTDVRSAPNEASQQIFSLHEGTKVRCRERLGAWVHIQLSDGRKGWMPVVDAEVI; from the coding sequence ATGAGAAGGCTGATTTCGTTCTTCCTTCTAATGTTTTTCCTCACCAGTCTCGGCGCGCACGCGGATCCGCATTCGACATATGATGAAGGTGTGCGGCTGTATCGTGAGAATGACATGCCGGCCGCCATTTCGATGTGGGAGAGTCTGCTCCGGAGCAACACGGTCAGCGGACCGCTTCTCTACAATCTCGGCAATGCCTACTACCGGCAGGGAGAAATCGGTAAGGCGATTCTCTTCTACGATCGCGCCATCCGACGGATGCCGCGTGACGCCGACGTTCGTGAAAACCTCGAACTGGCTCGAATGGCGGTGGTGGACGAGATCGAGAGTCCGGTTCGGTTGGTGATCTGGAATTGGGTGGACTCGGTTCGCGATTACCTGAGTCTTCGCGAGTTGGCTACTCTGCTGCAATTCGTCGGGCTGTTGGCGGTGATTGTGCTGCTGGTTGTCCGCTTCGGGCCGGCCGGTGTCCGCCGCTGGGCGAAGATCGCTGCGACGATTGCCGTCGCGGTCTTCTTGATCGCCGGCTCGTGGTATGGATGGAGGGCGTCCCTCGACGGCCGAGAATATGCGATCATCCTGGTTGACAAGACCGATGTGCGTTCCGCTCCCAACGAAGCCTCCCAACAAATCTTCTCCCTGCATGAGGGAACCAAGGTGCGCTGTCGCGAGCGACTGGGAGCGTGGGTACATATTCAACTGAGCGATGGTCGGAAGGGATGGATGCCGGTAGTGGATGCCGAAGTGATATAG
- a CDS encoding glycosyltransferase family 2 protein produces MRFLPRCLETLQNTSYSPLELVVVDNNSHDGSLEYLRQHYPQIKLIELDENLGYSGAYNIAIPQTRGEFVVLLNFDVEVEADWLNQPIELLTREPRLAAVQPKLKSLQNRGMFEYSGGSGGFIDRYGYPFVRGRLFDTIEPDTGQYEDVRPIFWASGAAFITRRSAYMEAGGLDDDFFLHMEELDLCWRYWLLEWEVKVAPAGCVFHYAGAALAAERYHKMYYNHRNGLVMLLKNYDGTRLARFLPVRLLLDWVTVGMGLIRGQFKRAGAVMAAHAYVLWHLPTILAKRRRVQRMRRASDRELGRVIWPGSVVWRYFAKKQRTFSQLTVEW; encoded by the coding sequence TTGCGGTTTCTGCCGAGGTGTCTGGAAACCCTCCAGAATACTTCTTATTCGCCCCTTGAACTGGTCGTCGTGGACAACAACTCCCACGACGGCAGCTTGGAGTACCTGCGGCAGCACTATCCCCAGATCAAGCTGATCGAACTGGACGAGAATCTTGGCTACAGCGGTGCGTACAATATCGCAATTCCGCAGACCAGGGGCGAATTTGTTGTTTTATTGAACTTTGATGTTGAGGTTGAGGCTGACTGGTTGAATCAGCCTATCGAGCTATTGACCCGTGAGCCTCGACTGGCGGCGGTTCAACCCAAGCTCAAGTCGCTGCAAAACCGGGGGATGTTCGAATATTCCGGTGGAAGCGGCGGATTCATTGATCGCTATGGTTATCCCTTTGTGCGGGGTCGGCTGTTCGATACAATCGAGCCGGATACGGGTCAATACGAGGATGTGAGACCGATCTTCTGGGCCAGTGGGGCCGCTTTCATTACCCGAAGGTCAGCCTACATGGAGGCGGGGGGATTGGACGACGATTTCTTCCTGCATATGGAAGAGCTGGATTTGTGCTGGCGATACTGGCTGTTGGAATGGGAGGTCAAGGTAGCCCCGGCGGGCTGCGTATTCCATTACGCCGGAGCCGCGCTCGCGGCCGAACGCTATCACAAGATGTACTATAACCACCGAAACGGGCTGGTGATGCTCTTGAAGAATTATGACGGCACTCGCCTAGCCCGTTTCCTGCCCGTTCGGCTGCTGCTCGACTGGGTAACGGTGGGGATGGGGTTGATTCGTGGACAATTTAAGCGGGCCGGAGCCGTGATGGCTGCCCACGCCTACGTGCTTTGGCATTTGCCGACGATCCTGGCCAAGCGACGCCGGGTCCAGCGAATGCGGAGGGCGTCGGATCGTGAGCTGGGACGCGTCATCTGGCCGGGCTCGGTGGTCTGGCGGTATTTTGCGAAGAAACAACGAACCTTTTCTCAACTGACGGTAGAATGGTAA